The sequence GGTGAGCCGTCAACCCCTGCTGCACGACCTGCTGGTCACGCTCGCGGCGCCGACCCAGGCGTGGTCCGGCCGCGACGGCCAGATCCGCGGGACGGGCGCCGAGGGCGTCTTCCACTCCGACGTGCGTGTGCTGCGCAGCGCCGTGCTCACGGTCGACGACGAGGAACCCGAGGTGGTCGCCGCGGGCAGCACGCCCGACGGCGCGGTCGAGGCGATCGCCCTGGCCCGCGGGATCGACGGGCCGGGCGCGGATCCGACCGTCCGGCTGCGCCGGACGCGCCGCGCGACCCCGGGACGGGTCGACGAGCGCATCGAGCTCACCAGCGCGCTCGGGGCGGACGTGACCGCCCGGCTCCGGCTCGAGGTCGCGGGCGACCTCGCGACGATGGAGGCGGTGAAGTCCGGCCGCACCGGGCCGCTGCTCGCCCCCGAGCACCGGGACGGAGGGCTGCACTGGTCCGACGGAGTCGTCTCAGCGGTCCTGACCGGCGAGGGCGCCCTCGTCGGACCCGGGGACCAGGGCGCGTCCCTGACGTGGGACGTCGTGGTCCCCGCCCGCGGCGCGGTCGCCGTGACCTGGTCCCTCGCGGCGGACGACGCGGGCGCGGTCGTCGGACCCGCCACCGTCGCCGCGTGGTCCGACGTCACGGTCCACGCCGACGACCCGCGCCTCGGCGCGCTCGTCGACCAGAGCCTCGCGGACCTGCGAGGCCTGCTCATGACGCGCACCGGCACCCCGCAGGACACGTTCCTCGCGGCGGGGTCCCCGTGGTTCTTCACGCTCTTCGGACGGGACTCGATCATCGCCGCGCGCATGCTGCTGCCGCTCGGCACCGAGCTCGCGGGTGGCACCCTGCGCACGCTCGCGGCCCTGCAGGGCCGCACCAGCGACCCGATGACCGCCGAGCAGCCCGGCAAGATCATGCACGAGCTGCGCCGCGCACCCCTGACGCTCGCGGAGGAGGGCGTCGAGCTGCCCGCGCTCTACTACGGGACGGTCGACGCGACCCCGCTGTGGGTCTGCCTGCTGCACGACGCGTGGCGCTGGGGCCTGCCGGACGACGAGGTCCGCGACCTCCTGCCGCACCTCGAGGCGGCGCTCGCGTGGATGGCCGAGCACGGCGACGCGGACGGCGACGGGTTCCTCGAGTACGTCGACGAGTCCGGCCGCGGCCTCGCCAACCAGGGATGGAAGGACTCGGGCGACTCGATCCAGTTCCGCGACGGCCGCCTCGCCGACGGCCCCATCGCGCTCGCCGAGGTCCAGGGCTACGCCTACGAGGCCGCGATGTCGGGTGCCGCGCTGCTCGACGCGTTCGGCCGCCCGGGCGCCGACCGCTGGCGGGCGTGGGCGGGTGCCCTCGCCACCCGCTTCCGCGAGGCGTTCTGGCTCACCGACGAGATCGGCCCCTACCCGGCGATCGCGCTCGACCGCGACAAGACCCGGGTCGACGTCGTCGCGTCCAACATGGGCCACCTGCTCGGCACCGGCATCCTCGACGACGAGGAGAGCACGGCCGTGGCCCGGCGCCTGGTGCACCCGGAGCTCAGCTCGGGGTTCGGCCTGCGGACCATGGCCACGAGCTCGGCGGGCTACTGGCCGCTGAAGTACCACGGCGGGTCGGTGTGGACCCACGACACCGGGCTCGCGGTGCTCGGGCTGTCCCGCGCGGGGTTCGGCGAGGAAGCCGGCGTCCTGGTCTCGGGGCTCCTCGCGGCCGCCGACGACTTCGGCTACCGGATGCCGGAGCTGTACGGCGGCGACGCCGCAGACGACGTCGCGAGCGCGGTGGCCTACCCGGCCGCGTGCCGGCCGCAGGCGTGGTCGGCCGCGACCTCGGTCGCGCTGCTGACGGCACTGCTCGGCCTGTCGCCCGACGGCGACCGGCTCGAGGTCGCCCCGCTCGCGCCGTCGCCCGTGGGCGCGCTCCACGTCGATGGCCTGCGGTTCCGTGGGCGCTCCGTCGCCCTGCGCGCCGACGCCGGGGGCCGGGTGGCGGACGCCGCCGACGCCGCGACGAACCGCTGAGCGCCTGCGCGAGCCAGGTCTCGGCGCTACGCGGCGAGGAACGCGCCGGTCACGGCGACGAGCAGCGGGCCGAGGACGTACACGCCCGTCGTGCGCTCGGCGAGCAGCGTGGTGCTGAGCCCCAGCTGGGCCTCGAGCGTGATGCGCGTCGCCAGGGTCCCGACGAGTGCGTCGTCCTCCCTCCCCCGCAGCGGGGCCAGGCTCTGGACGAGGGTGCGCGCCTCCTCGCGCAGCGCGTGCCGCGGCACCGCGTAGACGCCCGCACCACAGTCGTGCCGATCAAGCCGAAGGCGATCACGTCGGTCGCCTCCACGGGCGCTCCACCCTCGGTGCCGAATCGTCGGCTCGCGCCGAGCGCGAGCGTCGCGATCACGACGAGCCAGCCGAGAGGCGGGAGCAGCGAGCGCGCGAGGTCGCGATGACCAGTCCGCACGCGACGAGCGCCGCTGGCCGCAGCAGGGGCGTCCCGTGCCCCGCTGCGGCCGGCTGCCGTCGGTCCGGGCCGGTCCCCATCCTCAGAGCGTGCTCGGACGAAGCCGTCCACGTCCAAGGTTGGTCTCTGGGCCGTCAGGTGACGAAGAGGTCCGGGGGGATGGGCGAGGCCATCACCGTGCCACGGAGGGCGTCGGTGATGGGCACGCCGCCCTCCGCCAGCGCGTCGAGCAGCGCACCCGCGGCGGGCGAGCCGCCGAGCGACGCCACGCGCGCACCCGGGATGAGCTCGGCGACGTACCGGGTGACGGCGTCCCGGAAGATCGACATCGAGGACGTGAGCAGCGAACCGCCCAGCACCACGGGGACGTCGGCTTCGCCGGACAGCCCGACGCGCCGGGCGGCGAGCTCGGCGTAGCGGGCGAAGGCGTGGGCGTGGTCGGACACGATCCGCGCCGCGGCGTCGTCGCCGGCCTCCGCCTCGGCGAGCACGATGCGGGCGGCGCTCTTGAGGTGGTGGAAGTCCCGCGGCTCGACGCGCCGGGTGTACTGCCAGAGGAGCTCCTCGGCGTCCGCCACCTTCTCGTGCGCCACCAGCCGGTCGGTCAGCGTCGTCGGCGGGGTGAAGCCCACGTGCGCGGACATGACGGCCTTGAACGCGGCGCGGCCCATCGCGACGCCGCCCAGGTCGTCGTGGATCCACCACGAGCCGGCGAACTCCCCCGCGGGCCCGCGGGCCGCGACGGCGGGGCCGGTGCCCGCCGTCACGGCCACGCCGACGCCGTCGGGCTGGCCCCACCGCAGCAGCGCGAAGCCGTCGTTGCGCACGGTGCGGTGCGTGATCTCGGGGAGCTCGTCGTCGAGCAGCTCCTCCCAGAACTCGCGGTCCTCGTCCCAGTCGACCCCGGCGAGCCGGAAGGCCGCGGAGACCACCGAGGACGGGTCCGCGCCCGCGACGGCGAGCGCGGACCGCACGGCGAGCACCACCTGCTCGCCCGCGCTGCGGGCGCCGGTGAGTCCGTAGATGTCACCGACGCCCGCGCGCCCCCAGCCGACGACGCTGCCGTCGGCGTCCGCGACGAGCGCGACCGTCTTGGAGTTGCCGGCGTCGAGGCCGAGGTAGAGCTCGGTCACTTGAGCAGCCGCTCCGGGATGAAGTCGCGGTTCGCGTACGCCATGTCGTCGTACAGCTCCTCCGCGACGGCGAGCGTCGGGACGAACGGGTGGGCGACGAGCGCGCGCACGGCGTCCGCCCGCGTGCCCTCCCACGCCGCGACGGCGGCGAGCCGCTGGTACTCGGCCAGCGTCTGCGTGATGCCGCGCACCGCGTGCGGCAGCGCCTCCTGGGGCTCCGGGGTGGCGCCCGAGCCGTCGACCGTGCACCACATCTCGACCACGGTGTCCTCGTCGAACCCGGGCAGCGCGCCGCCCGTGTTCGGGAGGTTGACGGGCAGCCGTGCGGGCGCGTCGTTGTAGTACGCGCTCATCACGTCGATCGCGAGCTCGAGCTCGTGGATGCCGCCGCGCGAGCGGTCGGGGTCGAGCTCGGGGTTCACGGACTCGGCCTGCTCGGCGTAGTGCGCCCAGTAGTCCGGCACGCTCTCGAGGATCACGCCGGCGCGCGTGAGCCGCTTGCTGCGCTGCTCCCGCAGGAACTCCTCGCCGAAGTAGTAGTAGCGGTAGTAGTCCGCCGGGACGGACCGCATCGCCACCGCGAGCTTGAGCATGCGCTTGTCCCACACCGGGACGCTCGGGTCGTCCTTCACCCGCTCCCACGCCTCGTCGAGCAGTGGCATGAGGTCCTGGCCGTCGTACGTGTGCCGGGTGGACCAGCAGTTGTGGTTGACGCCCGCCATGAGCACGTCGGCGCGCTCCGGGTCCAGGCCGGCCGTCTTCAGGATCGACGGCGGGAAGATCATCGGACCCTCGCACATCGAGTAGATGAACCGGTCCGTGTTGTCAGTGACGGCCTGGGACACGATGTTGACGGGGTTGGTGTAGTTGAAGATCTTGGCGTCCGGCGCCACCGCGTCGAGGTCCGCCAGGATGCCCTTCATGATCTCGATGGAACGCAGCGACATCATGAAGCCGCCGGGGCCCTGCGTCTCCTGACCGATCACGCCGTGCCGCTGCGGGATCAGCTCGTCCTGCAGGCGCATCTGGAAGTCGCCGGGGCGGAAGCTCGAGAGCACCGCGTCCACGTCGGTGAGCCCGGCCCGCTGGTCGGTGGTCGCCGTGATCGTCAGGTCGAGGCCCGCGTTGCGGGCCATCTTCTCGGACAGCGTCCGGACGATCTCGAGGTGGTCGGGGTCCAGGTCGACGAGGACGATCTCCGAGCCGTCGAACTCCTGGCCGTGCCAGATCAGGGAGGCCATCGTCCCGGCCGCCCGGGACGAGCCGCCGCCGATGTACGCGAGCTTGATACGTGCCATGTCGCTCCAGTGTCCTCTCTCAGTGGGTGGTGCTGGCGACGACGTCGGCCGCGGCCGCCTCGTCGACGAACAGGTGGGGGTGGGCGCAGTCGACGAACACGGTGGCGGGCCAGTCCGCGTCGTAGCGGTCCGCGCCGGCCAGGCGACGCACGGCACCGCGCTTGTCCGCGCCGTGCACGAGCATCAGCACCTCGCGCGAGTGGTCGCGGATCGTGGCGATGCCGACCGTGACGCCGTGCGTCGGGACCGCGGCGAGGTCGCCGCCGAAGGTCGGGAACGTCGCGAGGTTGTCCCGCCGCGTCGTGTCGGGGAGCTGCACGACGCGCGTCGTCGTCGCCGCGTCCGATCCCGGCGGGTTGAACGCGACGTGACCGTCGCTCGCACCGCTCGCGAGGAGGAACAGGTCGATGCCGCCGGCCGCGCGGATGCGCTCGTCGTACGCGGCGGGGTCCGCCGGGTCCGGAAGCCACACGTTCTCGTCCGCGACGCCCTGTCCGCGAGCGGCCGCGGCGTTCAGCGGCGCGACGATCTCCAGGCGGGCGAACCGCTCGCACGAGTGCGCCGCGGCCGGGTCCTCCCGGCGCAGGCCGCCGTCGCCGTCCGGCACCAGGTAGTCGTCCATCATCACGACGACGAGCCGCGACAGGTCCAGGCCGCGGCGCCGGACCTCCTCCGCGAGCGCCAGGTAGGTGCTGGCGGCGCTGCGGCCGCCCGGGCAGCCGAGCAGGAACGGCCGCGGCCCGGCGGCCTCGATGCGGTCGGCGACCAGCGCGGCGGCGGCGGCGCCGAGCGCCTGCGCGTCGGCGTGGACGGTGGGTGGGGTGCTCATCGATCTCTCCGTTCGTGGAAGGGGGGCGGGGCGTCCGCGGTCACTCCTTGAGGGCGCCGCTCATCACGCCGCTGATGAACTGCCGCTGGAAGAAGGCGTAGAGGAGCACGACGGGCACGCAGATGATCAGCGCCGCCGCGGCGAGGAGGTTGAACTCGGTGGAGTACCGGCCCTGGAAGTTGCCCAGCGCCAGGGTCACGGGCTGGAGCTTCTCCGAGGAGATGAAGATCAGGGACAGGAAGTAGTCGTTCCAGGTCCACATGAAGTTCAGGAGCGTGAGGGTGAGGATCGCGGGGCGGGCTATCGGGACGAGCACCTGCCACAGGCGCCGCCACGAGCCCGCGCCGTCGATCTCGGCGGCCTCGACGAGCGAGCGCGGCATGGCCCGGAACGTGGCCCGCAGCCAGAAGGCGCCGAACGGCACGCCCATGCCGACGTGGATCGCGATCAGCCCCAGCCAGCTGTTCGTCAGCCCCAGGTCCCGGAACTGGTAGTACAGCGGGATCACGATGACCTCCGTGGAGATCATCAGGCCGAGCAGGATGACCGGGAAGATCACCTTGGACCCCGGCACGCCCAGCACGCCGAGCGCGTACCCGGACAGGATCGCGACGAGCGCCTGGATGATCACCGCGCACACCGTGATGACGGTGCTCGCGAGCATCGCGTGCCCCAGGTCCCCCTGGCGCCACGCGTCGGCGAAGTTGCTCCACTGCAGCGAGCCCACGTCGGGCGAGCCGGACCGGTCGGGGCTCAGCGCCGCCAGGACCGTCCACCCGATCGGGAACACCACGGCGGCCGCGAACAGCGTCAGGACGAAGTAGTTCATGGTGCGCTCGGAGCGCGACGTCTTCACGGGGTCTCACCTCGCTCGGAGATCCGCTGGATCAGGACGGCCACGACGAGGCAGAACACCGCCATGACCACCCCGATCGCGGCCGCGGCGCCGACGTCGGGGTTCTGGAACGCCCGGCGGTACAGCAGGACGGCGGGCGTCAGGGTCGACGAGCCGGGCCCGCCCTGCGTCGTCAGCCAGACGAGGTCGAACGTGCGCAGCGCCGCCGTGACGGTGAGCGTGAGCGCGACGGCGAGCTGCGGGCGCAGCGCCGGGAGCATGATCGAGAAGAACTCCCGGGCCGGGCCCGCGCCGTCGACGCGCGCCGCCTCGTACAGCTCCGTCGGGATGGACTGGGCGCCGGCGATGAACAGGACCATGCAGAACCCGAAGGTCACCCACGCCCCGATCAGGCCGAGCGACGGCAGCGCCCACGCGGTGTCACCGAGCCAGCTCTTGGCCATCGAGTCGAGCCCGACCGCCCGCAGCGCCTCGTTGAGCGGTCCGGCCGGCGCCAGGATCCGCTTCCACACCACCGCGATCACCACGGACGTGATCACCTGCGGGAGGAACAGCACCCACCGGTAGGCGGACTGCCCGCGCAGCCTGCGCCGCGAGAGGATCGCCGCGGACGTCAGCCCGAGCGCGATCGGCAGGAGCGCGAAGAAGAAGACCAGCACGACGACGTGCCGCAGGGCCGCGACGAGCTCCGGGTCGCTGAAGAACGCCGTGTAGTTGTCGACCCCGACGGGCACGGGCGCCGAGACGCCGTCCCACTGGTAGAGCGAGTACACGAACGACTGGCCGAGCGGCACCAGGACGATCCACGTGTACAGCGCGAGGCCGGGGGCCAGGTAGACCAGGCCGATCCACCGGCGCCGCCGGCGTCCCTTCCGCGACCCGGCGGGAGCGGCGGAGGTCCGCTCCCGCCCGGGCACCGCGACGGCGAGCTGCGCGCTGGCCACGGTCACTTCCCGGCGTGGAAGTCGTCGTAGTCCGCCTGCGCCGCGTCGACCAGCTGCTGCGGCGTGGACTTGCCGGCGAACACGAGCTGCGCCTGGCCGCCCAGGATGTCGAGCATGTTGGGGCTGGCCCAGTCGAAGAAAGGCACGTACCCGTCGTGCTGCGTGACCTGGTCGGTCTGCTCGAGCTCGGTGGAGTAGACGCCGCCGTCGTCGGGGAGCGTCACGCCGTCGTAGCGGATCGGCAGCATCCCGGAGTCGACCGCGAGCTGGTTCATCTCGACCGAGCCGAGGTAGTCGACGAAGGCCGCGGCGGCGTCGGGGTGCTCGGTCCGGGCCGCGATGCCCAGCACGGCCGCGGGCGCGCCGACGGCGACCGCCGCCCCCTCGTCGTCCTGCGGGAGCGCGAGGCGGGCGAACTTCGAGCCGTCGACGCCCTCCTCGGCCATCGAGCCCGAGTAGTCGAAGTGGAAGACGCCGGTCCCGGCCTGGAACGCGTTGCGGCCGGCCTCGAGGTCGAGGCCCGACGCGTCGCCGTTGAACCAGCCGTTCTTCGACCAGTCGGCGAGCTTCTGGGCGGCGTCGAGCATGCCCGTGCCGGCCAGGTCGCCGTCCCCGTTGCCGTAGACGAAGTCGGTGATCTTGGTCGGGTCGCCCAGCATGGTCTGCAGCAGGAAGAGCGGCGCGGTCGCGAACGTCTTCTCCTGCATGCCCTGCTCGATGGGCACCTCACCGGCGTCCTTCGCCGCGGCGAGGGCCGCCTCGAAGTCCTCGACCGACGTCGGCGCCTCGAGCCCCAACGCGTCGAGCTTGTCGACGTTGTAGTAGACGCCCATGGTGGTCAGCCGCGCGCCGGGCGTGCCCCAGAGCGAGCCCTTGCCCATGGTGGCGCCGTCGGTCGTGAACTCGTGCTCGGTCTGGATCGTCGGCGCCATCTGGTCCCGCCAGCCGTACGCGTCCGCGTAGGGGTCCAGGTTGAGCAGCAGTCCGCCCTTGGACAGCGTGCCCATGGACTGCCAGCCGTTGTTGATGGTGGCGACGTCCGGGCCGTCCTTGTCCGCGAGCCGCAGGTTGAGCGTCGCCATCACCTGGTCGAAGTCCGCGGCGGTGCGCTCGATCGTGATGTTGGGGTACGCGTCCTCGAACGCCGCGATGGCCTTCTTCATGTAGACCTCGTCGTTACCACCCGAGAAGTCGAGGAACTTGAGCGTCACGTCCCCGAGGGAGGCGGCGTCCGTGTCGACCGTGCCCGTCGACGCGCTGCTGTCGACCTGAGCGGCCTGCGGGGCGCACGCCGCGAGAGTGGCCACGAGGGCAGCGGCCACGGCCGTCCGCCGGAGGAGTCGTGTCGTCATCGTCAGTCCGTTTCTCGAGTTCACAACACTGGGATCGAGTGGTGGACCGACCATAACCACAAGCAGACCAGTTAGTCCAACTAGATCGTTGACGGCCATCTGGTGCGCAAGTGGCCTAGTTGTCGCTACGATGCCCGCGTGGTCAACGACACGACGCCCCAGCAGGTCGCGTACCGCCGCGTCCTCGACGAGGTGCAGCGCGGCGTGCACGCACCCGGGTCCCGCCTCCCCGCGGAGCGCCAGATGGCGGCCGACCTGGGCGTCTCCCGCATGACGCTGCGCGCGGCGCTGACCCGGCTCGCCGCGGAGGGCGTCCTCGACCGATCGGCCCAGCGGGGATGGTTCGTCGCGCGCCAGCTCCTCGGCGAGCCGCCGAGCACGCTGCTCTCGTTCAGCGAGATGGCCACGGCCCGCGGGCTCCGGGCCACCTCACAGGTGCTGGTCCAGCGCACCCGCCCGTGCGACCTGTCCGAGGCGGAGCGCCTGGGCATCGCGCCGACCGCGCCCGTCGTCGAGGTCGAGCGCGTGCGCGGCTTCGAGGGCACGCCGGTGTGCCTGGACCGGTCGGTGGTGCCGCGGGCCCTGTGCCCGAGCCTCGAGTCGGTGGACCTGACCGACGCGTCGCTGTACCGGACGCTGGAGGACGCGGGCGTGGCCATCCACCGCTCGTCGTACACCGTCCAGGCGGCCGCGGCGGGTCCGCGCGTGGCCGAGCTGCTGCACCTCGAGCTGGGCGCGCCCGTGCTCGTCGGCGTCGAGGTCGCCTTCAACGCGACGGGTGCGCCCGTCCTGCTCGGGCACGCCGAGTACCGCGGCGACGCCTACCGGTTCGAGGCGGACCTGTTCCGCGAGCGCGCCCGGACCTGACGCGCGGTCAGCCGACCTTCGGGTTGTCCCAGATCTTGGTGACGCACCAGCCGGCCTTGTGGCCGTCCCGGTCGATCGCGCACACGCGGATCAGCAGGTTCGGCAGGGGCGTCGAGCTGCGCCAGCCGGTCCACCTCTGACCCGTGTGGGACTTGAGGGTCACGCGGCCGTTGCCGCAGCCGTTGGTGTCCTTCAGGCCGACGTACCACCAGCGCTCGTCGCCGTTCTTCTCGCGCGTGCCCATGCCGTCCAGGTAGACGCCGCGACCGTCCTGCGGGCAGACGTCGGCGATCCAGCCCGACACCTCGACCAGCCGCTTGCTGGCCCAGCGGACGCTGAACTCCCCGCGCAGCCCCTCGTGGATGTACTGGTACGTCACGGGCTTCGAGGTCGCCGCGGCGGCGGTCGTCGCCGGCAGGGCGACCGCGCCGAGCGAGAGCGTGAGCGCGACGAGCGCGCCCCAGGCGGCGCGGGGACGCCGGGTGCGGACGGTGCTGGGCATGGTTCCTCCCTCGTCGGACCTGACCGACGGTAGGACCGCGGACCGCCGGCCGCACGACGAGCCCGACGAGCACGCACGGCGTCGGCGCCGCCGCGTACCCTCCCTCGGGTGACGTCCGACGAGTACCTCGAGGTCAACCGCGCGAACTGGGACAGCCGCGCCGCCGTGCACGTGCAGGGCTACGGGATCGAGGCGCTGCTGGCGGACCCGGGCCGGCTCTCGGACGTCGTGGCGTTCGACCGCCCCCGGCTCGGGGACGTCGCGGGCCTCGACGCGGTGCACCTGCAGTGCCACCTCGGCACGGACACCCTGAGCCTCGCCCGGCTCGGGGCGCGCATGACGGGCGTGGACCTCTCGGGCGCCTCGCTCGCTGCGGCCCGTTCGCTCGCGACGCGCGCGGGCACCCCGATCGACTACGTCGAGTCGGACGTGTACGCGGCACCGGAGGCGCTCGGCGGGCGCCGGTTCGACCTGGTCTACACGGGCATCGGCGCCCTGTGCTGGCTGCCCAGCATCGACCGGTGGGCGCGGACGGTGGCGCGGCTGCTCCGGCCGGGCGGGCGGCTGTTCGTCCGCGACGGCCACCCGGTGCTCAACTCGGTGCTCGCGACGACGGTCGGGGCCGAGCACGCCGACCGCGCCCAGCAGCCGTGGATCACCGGCACCGGCGGGCTGACCCCGTCGCTCGAGCTGCCCTACTTCGAGCAGGAGCGCGCCATCGTCTGGGAGGACGAGAGCACCTACGGGGGCACCGGCGCGGTCGAGCAGCCGCGGTCGATGGAGTGGAACCACGGCCTCGGCGAGATCGTCACCGCGGTCCTGGACGCGGGCCTCGAGCTCACCTCGCTCACCGAGCACGACAGCGTCCCGTGGGACGCGCTGCCCGGCCTGACCGTGCTCGACGGGGCGACCGGCGAGTACCGCCTGCGCGAACGGCCGGAGCGCCTGCCCGCGAGCTTCACGCTCACGGCGCGCCTGCGCTGACCCCCGCCGGCTCCTCGCCGGTGCACATGGTCCACACGGCGGCCTGCGCGTCGTCGGACCGGCCGGCGACGACGAGCGCGTGGAGCTCCCGCAGGCGCGTGCCGTCCGCGGCGAGCGTGCCGTAGGCGCTGGGCGCCACCGACCACCTGCCGCGCGCGGCGAGCGTGGAGGTGAGCGTCCGCAGCCGCGTGCTGCCGCCGGCGTCGGTGATCGCGTCGAACGACGAGCCGGCGGCGCGCGCGAACGAGGCGGGGTCGTGCACGTCGTCCCACGCGGGCAGCGTCGCGGCGAGCGCGCGCGCCAGAGCGTCGGGATCCCGCTGCATCGCGAGCCGCACCGCGAGCGCGCGCAGCACGCCGAGCGCGCGCATCAGGTCCCGCACGTCGCGCTCGTCGGGCTCCGCGACGCGCGCCGACCGGTGGTGGCTCTGCACGACGAGACCCGCGCGGTCCAGCGCCGTGAGCGCCTCGCGCACCGGGGTGCGCGAGATGCCGAGCCAGGTCATGAGCTCGGACTCGCGCAGGGTCTCCCCCGGCAGCAGCGTCCCGTCGTGGATCGCCTGCTCGATCGCGGCGGCCGCGCGCTCGCGCAGGGTGGCGGGCGGGGCGGGGGCCGGCGGCTCGTCCCGCCGGCCGGTCATCGCGGCGTCCGCCACCAGCGCGTCGACGAGCGCGCGCCACGACTCCCGCGCGGCCGGGGGGTCGCCCGCCAGGGCCGAGTCCACCGCGGCGCGCATCCGGGCGTGGTGCTCGTCGGGCAGGTCACCGGCGTGCAGCGCGGCGTACCGGTCGACGACGGGCGCGACCGCGGCGCTCACGCGGGCGTACTCGAGGTTGCCCGCGCCGTCCAGGATCGTGCGCAGCAGCCCGCGCATCCGGTGCTCGGCCACCGCCGCGCGGTAGGCGTCGGCGTCCGGGAGCACCGCGTCGCGCGCCGCCGCGAGCCGCTCGCGCGCGGCGTGGTCCCCGCGACCGGCGAGCTCCGTCAGCGCCTGGGTCAGGACGGCGCCGTCGATCTCGAGGGCCTCCCGGGACGCGCGCCCGTCGAGCGGCGTGACGTGGGTGGACCGTCGGGGGGCGACGTCGACGAGCCCCACCGCCGCGAGCGCGTTGAGCGCCTCCCGCAGCGGGGCACGGGAGGTGCCGGTGAGCCGGACCAGCTCGTCGTCCGACAGCCGCGAGCCGG is a genomic window of Cellulomonas fulva containing:
- a CDS encoding amylo-alpha-1,6-glucosidase, coding for MVSRQPLLHDLLVTLAAPTQAWSGRDGQIRGTGAEGVFHSDVRVLRSAVLTVDDEEPEVVAAGSTPDGAVEAIALARGIDGPGADPTVRLRRTRRATPGRVDERIELTSALGADVTARLRLEVAGDLATMEAVKSGRTGPLLAPEHRDGGLHWSDGVVSAVLTGEGALVGPGDQGASLTWDVVVPARGAVAVTWSLAADDAGAVVGPATVAAWSDVTVHADDPRLGALVDQSLADLRGLLMTRTGTPQDTFLAAGSPWFFTLFGRDSIIAARMLLPLGTELAGGTLRTLAALQGRTSDPMTAEQPGKIMHELRRAPLTLAEEGVELPALYYGTVDATPLWVCLLHDAWRWGLPDDEVRDLLPHLEAALAWMAEHGDADGDGFLEYVDESGRGLANQGWKDSGDSIQFRDGRLADGPIALAEVQGYAYEAAMSGAALLDAFGRPGADRWRAWAGALATRFREAFWLTDEIGPYPAIALDRDKTRVDVVASNMGHLLGTGILDDEESTAVARRLVHPELSSGFGLRTMATSSAGYWPLKYHGGSVWTHDTGLAVLGLSRAGFGEEAGVLVSGLLAAADDFGYRMPELYGGDAADDVASAVAYPAACRPQAWSAATSVALLTALLGLSPDGDRLEVAPLAPSPVGALHVDGLRFRGRSVALRADAGGRVADAADAATNR
- a CDS encoding N-acetylglucosamine kinase yields the protein MTELYLGLDAGNSKTVALVADADGSVVGWGRAGVGDIYGLTGARSAGEQVVLAVRSALAVAGADPSSVVSAAFRLAGVDWDEDREFWEELLDDELPEITHRTVRNDGFALLRWGQPDGVGVAVTAGTGPAVAARGPAGEFAGSWWIHDDLGGVAMGRAAFKAVMSAHVGFTPPTTLTDRLVAHEKVADAEELLWQYTRRVEPRDFHHLKSAARIVLAEAEAGDDAAARIVSDHAHAFARYAELAARRVGLSGEADVPVVLGGSLLTSSMSIFRDAVTRYVAELIPGARVASLGGSPAAGALLDALAEGGVPITDALRGTVMASPIPPDLFVT
- a CDS encoding family 4 glycosyl hydrolase, yielding MARIKLAYIGGGSSRAAGTMASLIWHGQEFDGSEIVLVDLDPDHLEIVRTLSEKMARNAGLDLTITATTDQRAGLTDVDAVLSSFRPGDFQMRLQDELIPQRHGVIGQETQGPGGFMMSLRSIEIMKGILADLDAVAPDAKIFNYTNPVNIVSQAVTDNTDRFIYSMCEGPMIFPPSILKTAGLDPERADVLMAGVNHNCWSTRHTYDGQDLMPLLDEAWERVKDDPSVPVWDKRMLKLAVAMRSVPADYYRYYYFGEEFLREQRSKRLTRAGVILESVPDYWAHYAEQAESVNPELDPDRSRGGIHELELAIDVMSAYYNDAPARLPVNLPNTGGALPGFDEDTVVEMWCTVDGSGATPEPQEALPHAVRGITQTLAEYQRLAAVAAWEGTRADAVRALVAHPFVPTLAVAEELYDDMAYANRDFIPERLLK
- a CDS encoding 6-phosphogluconolactonase, with the protein product MSTPPTVHADAQALGAAAAALVADRIEAAGPRPFLLGCPGGRSAASTYLALAEEVRRRGLDLSRLVVVMMDDYLVPDGDGGLRREDPAAAHSCERFARLEIVAPLNAAAARGQGVADENVWLPDPADPAAYDERIRAAGGIDLFLLASGASDGHVAFNPPGSDAATTTRVVQLPDTTRRDNLATFPTFGGDLAAVPTHGVTVGIATIRDHSREVLMLVHGADKRGAVRRLAGADRYDADWPATVFVDCAHPHLFVDEAAAADVVASTTH
- a CDS encoding carbohydrate ABC transporter permease, whose protein sequence is MKTSRSERTMNYFVLTLFAAAVVFPIGWTVLAALSPDRSGSPDVGSLQWSNFADAWRQGDLGHAMLASTVITVCAVIIQALVAILSGYALGVLGVPGSKVIFPVILLGLMISTEVIVIPLYYQFRDLGLTNSWLGLIAIHVGMGVPFGAFWLRATFRAMPRSLVEAAEIDGAGSWRRLWQVLVPIARPAILTLTLLNFMWTWNDYFLSLIFISSEKLQPVTLALGNFQGRYSTEFNLLAAAALIICVPVVLLYAFFQRQFISGVMSGALKE
- a CDS encoding carbohydrate ABC transporter permease — protein: MASAQLAVAVPGRERTSAAPAGSRKGRRRRRWIGLVYLAPGLALYTWIVLVPLGQSFVYSLYQWDGVSAPVPVGVDNYTAFFSDPELVAALRHVVVLVFFFALLPIALGLTSAAILSRRRLRGQSAYRWVLFLPQVITSVVIAVVWKRILAPAGPLNEALRAVGLDSMAKSWLGDTAWALPSLGLIGAWVTFGFCMVLFIAGAQSIPTELYEAARVDGAGPAREFFSIMLPALRPQLAVALTLTVTAALRTFDLVWLTTQGGPGSSTLTPAVLLYRRAFQNPDVGAAAAIGVVMAVFCLVVAVLIQRISERGETP
- a CDS encoding ABC transporter substrate-binding protein, translating into MTTRLLRRTAVAAALVATLAACAPQAAQVDSSASTGTVDTDAASLGDVTLKFLDFSGGNDEVYMKKAIAAFEDAYPNITIERTAADFDQVMATLNLRLADKDGPDVATINNGWQSMGTLSKGGLLLNLDPYADAYGWRDQMAPTIQTEHEFTTDGATMGKGSLWGTPGARLTTMGVYYNVDKLDALGLEAPTSVEDFEAALAAAKDAGEVPIEQGMQEKTFATAPLFLLQTMLGDPTKITDFVYGNGDGDLAGTGMLDAAQKLADWSKNGWFNGDASGLDLEAGRNAFQAGTGVFHFDYSGSMAEEGVDGSKFARLALPQDDEGAAVAVGAPAAVLGIAARTEHPDAAAAFVDYLGSVEMNQLAVDSGMLPIRYDGVTLPDDGGVYSTELEQTDQVTQHDGYVPFFDWASPNMLDILGGQAQLVFAGKSTPQQLVDAAQADYDDFHAGK
- a CDS encoding GntR family transcriptional regulator, which translates into the protein MVNDTTPQQVAYRRVLDEVQRGVHAPGSRLPAERQMAADLGVSRMTLRAALTRLAAEGVLDRSAQRGWFVARQLLGEPPSTLLSFSEMATARGLRATSQVLVQRTRPCDLSEAERLGIAPTAPVVEVERVRGFEGTPVCLDRSVVPRALCPSLESVDLTDASLYRTLEDAGVAIHRSSYTVQAAAAGPRVAELLHLELGAPVLVGVEVAFNATGAPVLLGHAEYRGDAYRFEADLFRERART